The following are encoded together in the Desulfitobacterium chlororespirans DSM 11544 genome:
- the infB gene encoding translation initiation factor IF-2, whose amino-acid sequence GQRPMGDRPQGQRPMGDRPQGQRPMGDRPQGQRPPQRPPATPGAPAVEQPPKRQIGEKKKPQDRNFERKKEMEKEIRAPRGNRRNVKAAPREIRDTAPKHIVIPESLTVQDLAAKMSRKSGEVIKKLMDMGVMATINQEIDSETAVIIAGEMGVTVEVKIEKPITVIEEIEDAPAELRPRPPVVTVMGHVDHGKTSLLDAIRTTKVTASEAGGITQHIGAYQVEINGQKITFLDTPGHEAFTAMRARGAQVTDIAILVVAADDGVMPQTVEAINHAKAADVPIIVAINKIDKEESNPDRVKQELTEYGLVVEEWGGDTIAVPVSAKARMNIEQLLEMVLLVAEIKELKANPNRSATGTVIEAELDKGKGPVATVLVSKGTLNVGDIILAGSSFGRIRAMVDDKGRRVKKAGPSTPVEVQGLNEVPKAGQVFNVVDDEKHARQIAEARANERKAEEVRQTTKVSLEDLFDRIKEGEVKELNVIIKADVQGSIEALKQSLLRLSTSEVRVNPIHGGVGAITETDIMLAAASNAIIIGFNVRPDANTKATAELQGVDMRLYRVIYDAIEDVKAAMTGMLDPDFKEVVQGRAEVRQVFKVPKVGTVGGSYVLNGKITRHSKIRVIRDGIVIHEGELESLRRFKDDAKEVVEGYECGIGVANFNDIKEGDIIEAFIMEEVKRQL is encoded by the coding sequence GGTCAAAGACCGATGGGAGATCGTCCCCAGGGTCAAAGACCGATGGGAGATCGTCCTCAAGGACAAAGACCGATGGGAGATCGTCCTCAAGGGCAGAGACCACCTCAGAGACCCCCTGCAACTCCTGGTGCACCAGCGGTAGAGCAACCGCCTAAGCGTCAAATCGGTGAAAAGAAGAAACCACAAGATCGGAATTTTGAACGCAAAAAAGAGATGGAAAAAGAAATACGCGCACCACGAGGCAACAGACGCAATGTGAAAGCAGCACCACGTGAAATTCGTGATACAGCTCCTAAGCATATCGTTATTCCGGAAAGTCTAACGGTTCAGGATTTGGCAGCCAAAATGAGTCGCAAATCCGGAGAAGTTATCAAGAAACTGATGGATATGGGTGTCATGGCCACCATCAATCAAGAGATTGATTCGGAAACTGCTGTCATTATCGCGGGAGAAATGGGAGTTACAGTGGAGGTTAAGATCGAAAAGCCTATCACTGTGATTGAAGAGATTGAGGACGCTCCGGCAGAACTGCGGCCACGTCCACCCGTTGTCACTGTCATGGGGCATGTTGACCATGGTAAAACATCTCTCCTTGATGCCATACGGACGACTAAAGTCACAGCATCGGAAGCCGGGGGTATCACTCAGCATATTGGTGCTTATCAGGTAGAGATCAATGGACAAAAGATCACCTTCCTTGATACCCCGGGCCATGAAGCGTTTACCGCTATGCGTGCTCGCGGGGCTCAAGTCACGGATATAGCCATTCTCGTTGTGGCTGCAGATGATGGTGTGATGCCCCAGACTGTTGAGGCGATCAACCATGCCAAAGCTGCCGATGTGCCGATTATTGTAGCTATCAACAAGATTGATAAAGAAGAGTCTAACCCAGATCGGGTAAAGCAGGAACTGACCGAGTATGGACTGGTGGTTGAAGAATGGGGAGGAGACACCATCGCGGTGCCTGTCTCAGCCAAAGCCCGCATGAATATTGAACAGCTCCTGGAGATGGTTCTGCTTGTCGCGGAAATTAAAGAGCTGAAGGCCAACCCCAACCGCAGTGCGACCGGAACAGTGATTGAAGCTGAATTGGATAAAGGAAAGGGACCTGTGGCGACAGTTCTCGTCTCTAAAGGAACCTTAAATGTTGGCGATATTATTCTCGCCGGATCCTCCTTTGGCCGCATTCGTGCCATGGTGGATGACAAAGGACGCCGTGTTAAAAAAGCCGGTCCTTCCACTCCTGTCGAGGTTCAGGGGCTCAATGAGGTTCCCAAAGCCGGTCAAGTCTTCAATGTTGTTGACGATGAGAAACATGCCCGCCAGATTGCCGAAGCACGTGCTAACGAGCGGAAGGCTGAAGAAGTGCGGCAGACGACTAAAGTCAGCTTAGAGGACCTTTTCGATCGGATTAAAGAAGGGGAAGTCAAAGAGCTGAATGTGATCATCAAGGCTGACGTTCAGGGCTCCATTGAGGCTCTGAAGCAATCACTGCTTCGCTTATCCACCAGCGAAGTCCGAGTCAACCCTATTCATGGGGGAGTTGGGGCAATTACAGAGACAGACATCATGCTTGCCGCGGCTTCCAACGCTATCATCATTGGCTTTAACGTCCGTCCCGACGCCAATACCAAAGCAACAGCAGAGCTGCAAGGAGTAGATATGCGCCTCTATCGGGTCATCTATGATGCGATTGAGGATGTTAAGGCTGCTATGACAGGTATGCTGGATCCTGATTTTAAAGAAGTGGTACAAGGCCGGGCTGAAGTTCGCCAAGTCTTTAAAGTTCCCAAAGTTGGAACTGTCGGCGGATCTTATGTGCTCAACGGCAAGATCACAAGGCACTCCAAAATCCGCGTCATTCGTGATGGCATAGTCATTCATGAAGGAGAGCTGGAATCCCTGAGACGTTTCAAGGACGATGCCAAAGAGGTTGTGGAAGGCTACGAATGCGGTATTGGAGTAGCAAACTTCAATGATATTAAAGAGGGAGACATTATAGAGGCCTTTATCATGGAAGAAGTGAAACGACAACTATAA
- a CDS encoding translation initiation factor IF-2 N-terminal domain-containing protein, producing MSIRVHELAKELNLSSKEVMSRLESIGVDVKNHLSAVEDQDANRLRTRIQKPQSKEQVAEPRKSASSPESKSLTQGPAEGNRDKSQGSQVESPRVEREDHPQGQRPMEDRPQGQRPMGDRPQGQRPMGDHPQGQRPMGDRP from the coding sequence TTGAGTATACGTGTTCATGAATTAGCCAAAGAATTAAATTTAAGCAGCAAAGAAGTGATGAGTCGCCTGGAAAGTATAGGTGTCGATGTAAAGAACCATTTGAGTGCCGTCGAAGATCAGGATGCCAATCGTCTTCGGACTCGAATTCAGAAACCGCAGAGTAAAGAGCAAGTCGCAGAACCTAGAAAAAGCGCTTCGTCCCCGGAAAGCAAAAGCTTAACGCAAGGGCCGGCTGAAGGGAATCGTGACAAGTCTCAAGGTTCGCAAGTGGAAAGTCCCCGAGTAGAAAGGGAAGATCATCCCCAAGGGCAAAGACCGATGGAAGATCGTCCCCAAGGACAAAGACCGATGGGAGATCGCCCTCAGGGGCAGAGACCGATGGGAGACCATCCTCAGGGGCAGAGACCGATGGGAGATCGCCCTCA
- a CDS encoding L7Ae/L30e/S12e/Gadd45 family ribosomal protein: MLERIYSLLGLARRAGKITSGESQIEVMLKKGKGFLLILAEDAPGTHKKYGKWAEDLRLPVLILGTKQDLGIAIGLSPRSTVLIMDEGFAKAILKIRS; this comes from the coding sequence GTGCTAGAACGAATCTACTCACTCTTAGGATTAGCCCGAAGAGCGGGGAAAATTACCTCCGGAGAGTCACAAATAGAAGTTATGCTAAAGAAGGGGAAGGGATTTCTTCTCATTTTGGCTGAAGACGCTCCTGGAACTCATAAAAAATATGGGAAATGGGCGGAAGACCTTCGCTTGCCGGTTTTGATACTGGGGACTAAGCAGGACCTGGGGATTGCCATTGGGCTCTCCCCAAGATCAACGGTTTTGATTATGGACGAAGGATTTGCCAAGGCCATATTAAAGATAAGGAGTTGA
- the rnpM gene encoding RNase P modulator RnpM yields MKTRKIPLRMCLGCQEMKPKKELIRVVRTPEGAVELDLTGKRNGRGAYICPNIECFKAAVKGKRFQKALEIELAPQVIEELERKLGREC; encoded by the coding sequence ATGAAGACACGCAAAATTCCGCTAAGAATGTGTCTGGGCTGTCAAGAAATGAAGCCGAAAAAGGAGCTCATTCGCGTAGTTCGCACACCAGAAGGAGCCGTGGAGCTTGACCTCACTGGTAAACGGAATGGCCGTGGCGCATACATTTGCCCGAATATCGAGTGCTTTAAAGCAGCAGTAAAGGGTAAGCGGTTCCAAAAAGCCCTGGAAATTGAACTGGCACCTCAAGTGATTGAGGAATTGGAAAGGAAGTTGGGTAGAGAGTGCTAG
- the nusA gene encoding transcription termination factor NusA, producing the protein MNMEFIEALHELEKDRGISADILFEAIEAALISAYKKNFASLQNVRVHIDRMTGEFKVFARKNVVEEVEDARTQVSMEEARKIDPNYAIDDVVEYEVTPREFGRIAAQTAKQVVVQRIREAERGMIYDEYINREGDIVTGIVQRYDQKNVIVDLGKVEAILTAQEQIPGETYQPFERIKTFVVEVKKTTKGPQVMLSRTHPGLIKRLFELEVPEIHDGLVEIKGVSREAGARSKIAVYSRDANVDPVGACVGPKGSRVQTIVTELKGEKIDIVNYSTDPEEFVANALSPAKVVGVYPKPNEKVALVVVPDYQLSLAIGKEGQNARLAAKLTNWKIDIKSESQALAQNLIPDQNEAQGEYEEYDEFADYAEYENYDEYEDYSEYDDYEENGDYDENATYEENYDDELVYDENSEYEESTAYQNEELPYEENGEYAATPENGEPKGESAGGDDAYTGSGDKEERLTERDRSMMKYFEADEKNSRKEKKKKAKGKR; encoded by the coding sequence ATGAATATGGAGTTCATTGAGGCCCTCCATGAATTGGAGAAAGACAGAGGGATCTCAGCGGATATTCTGTTTGAAGCCATTGAAGCTGCCCTGATATCTGCTTACAAGAAAAATTTTGCTTCATTACAGAATGTTCGGGTACATATCGACCGCATGACTGGAGAGTTCAAAGTTTTCGCCCGGAAAAACGTGGTGGAAGAGGTTGAAGACGCAAGAACTCAGGTAAGTATGGAGGAAGCACGGAAGATTGACCCCAACTATGCCATCGATGATGTGGTGGAATACGAAGTCACGCCCCGTGAATTTGGGCGGATTGCGGCTCAGACAGCTAAACAAGTAGTAGTGCAAAGAATTCGTGAAGCTGAGCGGGGCATGATTTACGATGAATATATCAACCGGGAAGGGGATATCGTTACCGGAATTGTTCAGCGCTATGATCAGAAAAACGTCATTGTTGATTTAGGTAAGGTAGAGGCCATTCTGACAGCGCAGGAACAAATTCCTGGTGAGACTTATCAACCCTTTGAGCGGATTAAGACCTTTGTGGTAGAAGTCAAAAAAACAACCAAAGGGCCTCAGGTCATGCTCTCCCGTACCCACCCGGGTCTGATTAAACGTTTGTTTGAACTGGAAGTGCCGGAAATCCATGACGGACTGGTTGAGATCAAAGGGGTGTCCCGGGAGGCGGGAGCCCGCTCTAAAATCGCTGTTTATTCCCGGGATGCCAATGTAGATCCTGTGGGGGCTTGCGTAGGACCGAAAGGCAGCCGGGTTCAAACCATTGTTACTGAGCTGAAGGGCGAAAAGATAGACATCGTCAATTATTCCACAGATCCTGAGGAATTTGTGGCTAATGCCCTTTCCCCGGCCAAAGTTGTGGGAGTATACCCTAAACCTAATGAGAAAGTGGCTTTGGTCGTAGTTCCTGACTATCAATTATCTCTGGCGATCGGCAAAGAAGGTCAAAATGCCCGTTTGGCCGCCAAGCTGACCAATTGGAAGATTGACATTAAGAGTGAGTCCCAGGCCCTGGCCCAAAATCTTATTCCCGATCAGAATGAAGCCCAGGGAGAATACGAAGAGTACGACGAATTCGCTGATTATGCAGAGTATGAAAACTACGATGAATATGAAGACTATAGCGAATACGATGACTATGAAGAGAATGGGGACTACGATGAAAACGCGACCTATGAGGAGAATTATGATGATGAGCTGGTTTATGATGAGAATTCCGAGTATGAGGAATCCACTGCTTATCAGAATGAAGAACTTCCCTACGAAGAGAACGGAGAATATGCAGCGACTCCGGAGAATGGGGAGCCTAAAGGAGAAAGTGCTGGGGGAGACGATGCCTACACAGGGTCAGGCGACAAAGAAGAACGATTGACGGAACGGGATCGGTCCATGATGAAATATTTTGAGGCGGATGAGAAAAACAGCCGCAAGGAGAAAAAGAAGAAAGCCAAAGGCAAAAGGTAG
- the rimP gene encoding ribosome maturation factor RimP — MGESIMEQVGAIIAPVITEQGLELVDVEYVKEGAHWYLRIYIDKEGGVDIDDCTNVSHLVSEVLDKHDPIAQAYMLEVSSPGLERPLKKDEDFERFTGKLVRVLTKEIYQGYKEFTGYLVGLIEDDIVLEYEKEKMAIPRAIVDKANLTFEF, encoded by the coding sequence ATGGGAGAATCCATCATGGAACAAGTTGGAGCGATCATTGCACCTGTGATAACCGAACAAGGCCTTGAGCTGGTTGATGTCGAATATGTTAAGGAAGGTGCACATTGGTATCTCCGCATTTATATCGATAAAGAGGGCGGAGTGGATATCGATGATTGCACGAATGTAAGCCATTTGGTAAGCGAGGTATTGGATAAGCATGATCCGATAGCCCAAGCGTATATGCTTGAAGTCTCTTCACCGGGATTGGAACGCCCGCTAAAGAAAGATGAAGATTTTGAACGGTTTACAGGAAAGCTCGTCCGGGTCCTGACCAAAGAAATCTATCAGGGATATAAAGAATTTACCGGTTATTTAGTGGGTTTAATTGAGGATGATATCGTTTTGGAATATGAAAAGGAAAAGATGGCCATCCCCAGAGCGATAGTAGATAAAGCTAATCTAACCTTTGAGTTCTAG
- a CDS encoding DUF6612 family protein produces MNKKIVSLILMFICTLALVACSTGTTNVSEGKSPKQMVEESFAKWYGLKSYDMDMIMNMKFSVGDEALDMSMTGKGVIFQNPMKMKMVMETTIPGMGQKMTIEQYAEQNAEKMAVYQNIENNWQKITFDDPAMMETMYMDPKDNLKLFMDHLVSAEIIGEEKIDGKDALKIKLVASGDIFDQIFQETAGDMLGLGNGLINGDVFSQIGDMVYTIWVDKNTLDTLKCQMDLSENMRNLGKALAEEPNMPAEIKDIFANAEIFMEYTILNPNSAQDFVIPEEAMNAPEVELPTS; encoded by the coding sequence ATGAATAAAAAGATAGTATCGCTTATACTTATGTTCATTTGTACACTAGCTCTGGTAGCCTGTTCTACGGGGACGACTAACGTAAGCGAAGGAAAAAGCCCCAAACAGATGGTTGAGGAATCCTTTGCAAAGTGGTATGGGCTGAAGAGCTATGATATGGATATGATCATGAATATGAAGTTTTCTGTAGGAGACGAGGCTCTGGATATGTCCATGACAGGAAAAGGAGTCATATTTCAAAACCCTATGAAAATGAAAATGGTGATGGAAACCACAATTCCTGGCATGGGTCAAAAAATGACGATAGAGCAGTATGCAGAGCAAAATGCGGAAAAAATGGCTGTCTATCAGAATATCGAAAACAACTGGCAAAAAATCACCTTTGATGACCCGGCCATGATGGAAACGATGTATATGGACCCCAAGGATAACCTTAAATTGTTTATGGACCATCTTGTCTCGGCGGAAATCATTGGGGAAGAAAAAATTGACGGAAAAGATGCCTTAAAGATAAAGCTAGTAGCCTCAGGAGATATCTTTGACCAGATTTTTCAGGAAACAGCCGGCGATATGCTTGGCTTAGGGAATGGTCTGATCAATGGGGATGTCTTTTCCCAGATAGGGGATATGGTCTATACAATCTGGGTTGATAAAAATACTCTTGATACGCTGAAGTGTCAGATGGATCTATCCGAGAATATGAGAAACTTAGGTAAAGCTCTGGCTGAAGAGCCAAATATGCCTGCAGAGATAAAAGACATCTTCGCTAATGCGGAAATATTTATGGAATACACGATTTTAAACCCAAATAGCGCCCAGGACTTCGTTATTCCCGAGGAAGCTATGAACGCCCCGGAGGTAGAATTACCAACATCTTAA
- a CDS encoding TIGR03915 family putative DNA repair protein: MFDGATLVYKYDGSFEGLMCCVFASYEQKEIPCDILPPEGQPGLFDILKSIETDRQKAQRVYDSIPVRISLEAQELVKLGFLTCTPQKERLIFLFLRLGYKLGGKVMGMLTDDNVHALQKAVRNLTNESHRYKGFVRFSVYNEALVAVIEPENFVLPLLAYHFSNRYPNEVFMIFDKTHKAALIHQAGRVEIVDVEEWELPEPEEKEVEYRRLWQQFYKTIAIASRDNPRCRMNFMPKRFWKHLTEFYPEQKVKAGEAKEDKFQGKKLILGEQPMLPDRS, from the coding sequence ATGTTTGACGGGGCAACTTTAGTCTACAAATACGACGGAAGCTTTGAAGGGCTTATGTGCTGTGTCTTTGCGAGCTATGAGCAGAAAGAAATTCCCTGCGACATTCTCCCGCCGGAAGGTCAGCCTGGCCTTTTTGATATCCTCAAGTCTATTGAGACAGATCGCCAAAAAGCTCAGCGGGTGTATGATTCCATTCCCGTCAGGATTTCCCTGGAAGCACAGGAACTGGTGAAGCTGGGCTTCCTGACCTGTACCCCACAAAAGGAACGTTTGATTTTCCTTTTCCTAAGGCTAGGGTATAAGCTAGGAGGGAAAGTCATGGGAATGCTGACTGATGACAATGTCCATGCCTTGCAGAAAGCCGTAAGGAACTTGACCAATGAAAGTCATCGTTATAAAGGATTTGTCCGGTTTTCGGTTTATAATGAGGCCTTAGTTGCGGTGATTGAACCGGAGAATTTCGTTTTGCCTCTGCTGGCCTATCACTTCTCAAACCGTTACCCCAATGAGGTCTTTATGATTTTTGACAAAACCCATAAGGCCGCTCTCATTCACCAAGCAGGCAGAGTTGAGATCGTGGATGTAGAAGAGTGGGAGTTGCCGGAGCCGGAAGAAAAGGAAGTGGAATATCGCCGTCTCTGGCAGCAATTCTATAAAACCATTGCCATTGCAAGCAGGGATAATCCCCGCTGCCGTATGAATTTCATGCCTAAACGCTTTTGGAAGCATCTGACGGAGTTTTATCCTGAGCAGAAGGTTAAAGCGGGGGAGGCTAAGGAAGATAAGTTCCAAGGAAAGAAACTCATCCTAGGGGAGCAGCCAATGCTACCCGACCGCAGTTAG
- a CDS encoding putative DNA modification/repair radical SAM protein, which produces MDVFDKLTILTDSAKYDVACTSSGVERKGRPGSIGNTVAAGICHSFAADGRCITLLKVLLTNVCVYDCKYCINRSSNDVPRAAFTPRELADLTINFYRRNYIEGLFLSSAVIKNSNYTSELLIKTLELLRHEYRFAGYIHVKAIPGTDNEVLTRLGYLADRVSVNIELPSQESLKLLAPDKSKEAILRPMGLIKGKITENTTDLIKYRHAQKFVPAGQSTQLIVGATPDTDYKILTLAEGLYKKYQLKRVFFSAYIPVAEHSLLPAVSVKPPLLREHRLYQADWLLRFYGFEARELLDEGHQNFNLHVDPKCNWALNHLDQFPVEINQAPYEMLLRVPGIGVTSARRILRARKIAHLDFAGLKKLGVVLKRAQYFILCKGKTLAGLKVAPHNVMQALMSERVIAGLPSQAPQQLALFEEPPLSREDVIQCLTGQL; this is translated from the coding sequence ATGGATGTATTTGATAAACTCACGATTTTAACAGACTCCGCGAAATATGATGTGGCTTGCACTTCCAGCGGAGTCGAGCGGAAGGGCAGGCCAGGCAGCATCGGCAATACGGTAGCAGCCGGGATCTGCCATAGCTTTGCCGCAGACGGCCGCTGTATAACCCTGCTTAAAGTGTTGCTGACCAATGTTTGTGTCTACGATTGTAAATATTGCATCAATCGCAGCTCCAATGATGTTCCCAGAGCTGCTTTTACTCCCCGGGAGCTTGCCGACCTGACAATTAATTTTTATCGCCGCAATTATATTGAGGGACTGTTTTTGAGTTCGGCGGTCATAAAAAACTCCAACTATACGTCCGAACTACTGATTAAGACTTTGGAACTTTTGCGCCATGAGTATCGGTTTGCCGGATATATTCATGTTAAAGCTATTCCCGGTACGGATAATGAGGTCCTAACCCGGCTGGGCTATCTGGCGGACCGGGTCAGCGTTAATATTGAACTCCCATCTCAGGAGAGCCTGAAGCTTTTAGCTCCCGATAAGAGCAAGGAAGCTATTCTCCGGCCTATGGGCCTCATCAAAGGTAAAATAACGGAAAATACTACGGATCTGATCAAATACCGCCATGCTCAGAAATTTGTCCCCGCAGGTCAAAGTACTCAGCTTATCGTTGGTGCTACACCGGATACCGATTATAAGATTTTGACCCTGGCGGAGGGCCTGTATAAGAAGTATCAGCTGAAACGGGTCTTTTTCTCGGCCTACATACCGGTTGCTGAACACAGCCTGCTCCCGGCAGTTTCAGTAAAGCCTCCCCTGTTGAGAGAGCATCGCCTTTATCAAGCGGATTGGCTCCTGCGGTTCTACGGTTTTGAAGCCCGGGAACTGTTGGATGAAGGCCATCAGAATTTTAATTTGCATGTGGATCCCAAATGCAACTGGGCCCTTAATCACCTGGACCAGTTCCCCGTCGAGATCAATCAGGCTCCTTATGAAATGCTCCTGCGGGTACCGGGAATCGGTGTGACCAGTGCCCGCCGGATTTTGCGGGCACGGAAAATAGCCCATCTGGATTTTGCCGGGTTGAAAAAGCTGGGCGTTGTCCTTAAGCGTGCTCAGTACTTTATTCTTTGCAAAGGAAAAACCCTGGCGGGGCTTAAGGTGGCTCCCCACAATGTGATGCAGGCTCTGATGTCCGAGCGGGTCATCGCCGGCCTTCCTTCCCAGGCTCCCCAGCAGTTAGCCTTATTTGAGGAACCGCCCCTTTCCCGAGAGGATGTGATTCAATGTTTGACGGGGCAACTTTAG
- a CDS encoding type II toxin-antitoxin system RelE family toxin, whose amino-acid sequence MSAQERIAKGLAGLLEIPPSGDIKLLKGYKKLYRLRVGSYRILFEISHTEKIIYIQVIDSRGGVYK is encoded by the coding sequence GTGTCTGCCCAAGAGCGTATTGCAAAAGGGCTGGCAGGTCTTTTAGAAATTCCTCCTAGCGGTGACATAAAGCTCCTGAAAGGCTACAAGAAGTTGTACCGTCTTCGCGTTGGCTCATACCGCATACTTTTTGAGATCAGTCATACTGAAAAGATTATCTACATTCAGGTGATAGACTCCCGTGGAGGAGTGTATAAATAA
- a CDS encoding proline--tRNA ligase, translating to MRVSQILNPTLREVPAEAEVVSHQLLVRAGLIRKSAAGIYTYLPLGLRVLRKIEQIVREEMDAKGGQEVLLPIIQPAELWRESGRWDLYGQELMRLNDRHNREFCLGPTHEEIITDLIRGEIRSYKQLPLLLYQIQNKYRDERRPRFGLMRGREFIMKDLYSFDRDEAGLAESYKKMYDAYTRIFTRCGLSFRPVEADAGAIGGTGGTHEFMVLAESGEAAVVYCPDCDYAANVEKAECKPAPVAVDAPIGAYRSVDTPGTKTIEQVAEFLKVSKSDLVKSLLYQGDDKLILVLVRGDREINEIKVNNALGPFINLQLAGPEAVLEKLGCEPGYVGPIGAPKNLTVVADLEVPLMAKAVCGANAEDKHYVDAVPEKDFRIDQILDLRMVNAGEPCPQCGSPLKEARGIEVGQVFKLGTKYSKALNAVFLDENGAEHPCVMGCYGIGVSRTMAAAIEQNNDKDGIIWPIPIAPYHVIVVPVNMKDDQVRETGETLYQELLKLGVEAVLDDRDERPGVKFKDADLVGYPLRVTVGSKTLANGEVELRERKTGEVQLVKVEELAGRIQGMIREALGVK from the coding sequence ATGCGTGTAAGCCAAATTCTCAATCCCACTCTGCGGGAGGTTCCTGCCGAGGCGGAAGTCGTCAGTCATCAATTGTTGGTCAGGGCGGGGTTAATTCGTAAATCCGCAGCCGGCATCTATACCTACTTGCCTTTGGGCTTGCGCGTATTGCGCAAAATCGAACAAATCGTCCGGGAGGAAATGGATGCCAAGGGAGGACAGGAAGTCCTGCTCCCGATTATTCAGCCTGCCGAGCTCTGGCGTGAGAGCGGTCGCTGGGATCTATACGGACAGGAGCTGATGCGCCTTAATGACCGCCACAATCGGGAATTCTGCCTGGGACCGACTCATGAAGAGATCATTACCGATCTGATACGGGGTGAAATCCGTTCCTATAAACAGTTGCCCTTGCTGCTTTATCAAATCCAAAACAAATACCGGGATGAGCGGCGCCCCCGCTTTGGTTTAATGCGGGGCCGGGAGTTCATTATGAAGGACCTCTATTCTTTTGACCGGGATGAAGCAGGCTTGGCTGAAAGCTATAAGAAAATGTATGATGCCTATACCCGGATCTTTACCCGTTGTGGTTTGTCTTTCCGTCCGGTGGAAGCGGATGCCGGAGCCATTGGCGGCACGGGCGGCACACATGAATTCATGGTCCTGGCTGAATCCGGGGAAGCTGCCGTAGTTTATTGCCCTGATTGCGATTATGCCGCCAATGTAGAGAAGGCTGAATGTAAGCCCGCCCCTGTGGCGGTTGATGCTCCCATAGGAGCTTATCGCAGCGTGGATACCCCTGGAACGAAGACCATTGAGCAGGTGGCTGAATTCTTGAAGGTCTCCAAGAGTGATCTGGTCAAATCCCTCCTTTATCAAGGCGATGATAAACTCATCTTGGTTCTGGTTCGGGGAGATCGGGAAATCAATGAGATCAAAGTGAACAATGCCCTTGGTCCTTTTATCAATCTCCAGCTGGCCGGCCCTGAGGCTGTACTGGAAAAACTGGGCTGCGAACCAGGCTATGTAGGCCCCATAGGTGCACCCAAGAACTTAACGGTGGTTGCTGATTTGGAAGTGCCTCTGATGGCGAAAGCTGTTTGCGGCGCCAATGCTGAGGACAAGCATTATGTGGATGCGGTGCCGGAGAAGGATTTCCGCATCGATCAGATTCTTGATCTGCGCATGGTAAACGCCGGGGAACCTTGTCCCCAATGCGGCAGCCCTCTCAAAGAAGCACGGGGCATCGAGGTGGGCCAGGTCTTTAAACTGGGCACCAAATACTCCAAAGCTCTCAATGCCGTATTCCTGGATGAGAACGGAGCTGAACATCCCTGTGTTATGGGATGCTACGGTATCGGGGTCAGCCGTACCATGGCTGCGGCTATTGAGCAAAACAATGATAAGGATGGCATCATCTGGCCTATTCCCATTGCACCCTATCATGTGATCGTCGTACCTGTCAACATGAAGGATGACCAGGTTCGTGAAACGGGTGAGACGTTATACCAAGAACTGCTGAAGCTCGGAGTGGAAGCCGTCCTGGATGACCGGGATGAGCGCCCCGGAGTCAAGTTCAAAGACGCGGACCTTGTGGGTTATCCCCTGAGAGTTACTGTAGGAAGCAAGACCTTAGCCAATGGCGAAGTCGAGCTACGGGAGCGCAAGACCGGGGAAGTCCAGCTGGTGAAGGTGGAAGAACTGGCAGGCCGTATCCAGGGAATGATTCGGGAAGCATTAGGCGTTAAGTAA